The Pseudomonas rhizosphaerae genomic sequence GGCGCATCCTGCTGCCATCGGCACTGCGCCGGGCGCTGCCGCAATACAGCAACGAAGTGATCATGATGCTGCAGACCACCAGCCTGGCCTCGATCGTGACCCTGATCGACATCACCGGCGCGGCGCGCACAGTGAATGCCCAGTATTACCTGCCGTTCGAAGCCTACATCACGGCCGGTGTGTGCTACCTGTGCCTGACGTTCATTCTGGTGCGCCTGTTCAAGCTGGCCGAGCGCCGCTGGCTGGCCTACCTGGCTCCGCGCAGGCACTGACCGCGTGCAGCGGAAACCCTTTCGTCACGGGCCAGTGACCCGTGACTGACCGATTTGCGAGACCCCCGATCATGTACAAACTTCAAGTTCAGGACCTGCACAAGCGCTACGGCTCGCACGAGGTGCTCAAGGGTGTCTCGCTGGCGGCGAAGGCGGGCGATGTGATCAGCATCATCGGCTCCAGCGGATCGGGCAAGAGCACGTTCCTGCGGTGCATCAACCTGCTCGAACAACCCCATGCGGGCAAGATCCTGCTCAACGACGAAGAGCTCAAGCTGGTCCCCGGCAAGGACGGCGCGCTCAGGGCGGCCGATCCCAGGCAGTTGCAGCGCCTGCGCTCGCGCCTGTCCATGGTGTTTCAGCATTTCAACCTGTGGTCGCACATGACGGCGCTGGAAAACATTATCGAGGCGCCGGTGCACGTCCTGGGCGTTTCCAAGAAGGAAGCCTTGGAGAAAGCCGAGTATTATCTGGCCAAGGTAGGCGTCTCGCACCGCAAGGATGCGTATCCCGGGCACATGTCCGGCGGCGAGCAGCAACGTGTGGCCATCGCCCGCGCGCTGGCGGTGGAGCCGGAGGTGATGCTGTTCGACGAGCCGACCTCGGCACTCGATCCCGAGCTGGTCGGTGACGTGCTCAAGGTGATGCAGGCGTTGGCCCAGGAAGGGCGGACCATGGTCGTGGTGACCCACGAGATGGGTTTTGCCCGCGAGGTGTCGAACCAGCTGGTGTTCCTGCACAAGGGGCTGGTCGAAGAAACCGGCGATCCGCGCGAGGTGCTGGCCAACCCACGCTCAGAGCGGCTGCAGCAGTTTTTGTCCGGCAGCCTCAAGTGACACTTGCTTGAAACGCTTGCTGGGTGTTTTGGTGGGCGCAGGGCATGCTTGACGCGGCGCAGTGCAATTTCCCATTCTGCTTTTGATACTTAAGGTTTCGGTCCGCATCAGATGACAGCCCAACGAATCGGTTTCCTCTATTGGCCCAGCACGCGAGCCCTGACCCTGGCGCTGGCCGAAGAGGCCCTGCGAGTGGCGCAGAAGGTGCACCCGGACGTGACCTACGAATTGCTCTTTCTGCAGGCCGAGCCCCCCGTACCGGGTGGCTGGCAATTGCCGGGCGAGGCGTGGCACGGTCGCCTCGAAGGCTGCCAGAAGCTGTTCCTGCTGGCCGACGAGCCACCGGCGGCGTTGGCGCCGGCCCTGTCTACCGCGCTCAAGCAAACCGTGCGCGCCGGGTGCCTGGTGGGTGGGCTGTCGGCGGGGGTCTATCCACTGGCGCAGTTGGGGCTGCTCGATGGCTACCGTGCGGCTGTGCATTGGCGCTGGCAGGATGATTTTGCCGAGCGCTTTCCCAAGGTCATCGCCACCAGCCATTTGTTCGACTGGGATCGCGATCGCATGACCGCCTGCGGCGGTCTGTCGGTGCTCGACCTGCTGCTGGCGGTGCTGGCCCGTGATCACGGCGCCGAGCTGGCCGGTGCGGTGTCCGAGGAACTGGTGGTTGAGCGTATCCGCGAAGGTGGGGAGCGCCAGCGCATTCCCTTGCAGAATCGCCTAGGGTCCAGCCATCCGAAGCTGACCCAGGCGGTGCTGTTGATGGAAGCCAATATCGAAGAGCCGTTGACCACCGACGAGATCGCCCAGCACGTGTGCGTATCGCGGCGGCAGTTGGAGCGCATTTTCAAGCAGTATCTGAACCGCGTGCCCAGTCAGTATTACCTCGAGCTGCGCCTGAACAAGGCCCGGCAGATGCTGATGCAGACCAGCAAGTCGATCATCCAGATCGGCCTGTCGTGCGGGTTCTCTTCGGGGCCGCATTTCTCCAGCGCCTACCGCAATTTCTTCGGCGCCACCCCCCGCGAAGACCGCAACCAGCGCCGCAGCAGCAGCCCGTTCGAGCTGTCCTCGGTGCCGGCCGAGCGCGGCTGATCTCCTTCTGCGCTGTACCAGATGAACCGAGGTATGGCTTTCGCGGCCACGGACCGCTCCCACAGGGCGCGTGTTCTCTGTGTGGGAGCGGTCATCGGCCGCGAAGCAGGCACCGCGGTGTGCCAGCTGAACCGCGGTGTCGCGTTCGCGGGCAGAGCCCGCTCCCACAGGGTACGCATTTTTCGTAGGAGCGGTCATCGGCCGCGAAGGGCGCGCTGCGGAACCTCTGACACGACACAGGCGCCAGCGTCTTTCTATCCCTATATGTCGCATTCGCGACAACCCCCGTAGAATGGCGGTTTGGCGCTGTAACAAGTTGTCGCATGGCGGCAATGCCGCGCGTGCACCAGTCCTTACAATTCCTCATCGCTCGCCCATTTTGCGCTGAGCGTTCCTTGACAGGAGACTCCGATGTCCGTTGAGCAAGCCCCCGTGCAACGTGCCGATTTCGACCAGGTAATGGTGCCCAACTATGCGCCGGCCGCTTTCATTCCCGTGCGCGGTGCCGGTTCCCGGGTATGGGATCAGGCCGGTCGCGAGCTCATCGATTTCTCCGGTGGCATCGCTGTCAATGTCTTGGGCCACGCGCACCCGGCCTTGGTCGGCGCGTTGACCGAACAGGCCAACAAGCTGTGGCACGTGTCCAATGTCTTCACCAACGAACCGACCCTGCGCCTGGCCAAAAAGCTGGTCGACGCCACCTTCGCCGACCGCGTGTTCTTCTGCAACTCGGGCGCCGAAGCCAACGAGGCCGCCTTCAAACTGGCCCGGCGCGTGGCGCACGACAAGTTCGGCCCCGAGAAATACGAGATCGTATCGGCCATCAATAGCTTCCACGGCCGCACGCTGTTCACCGTCAGCGTCGGCGGCCAGCCGAAATACTCCGACGGCTTCGGCCCGAAAATCACTGGCATCCGCCACGTTCCCTACAACGACCTCGAAGCATTGAAGGAGGCGGTGTCCGACAAGACCTGCGCCGTGGTGCTGGAGCCGGTCCAGGGCGAAGGCGGCGTGGTGCCGGCCGACCTGGCCTACCTGCAAGGTGCCCGCGCCCTGTGCGACCAGTTCAATGCCCTGTTGGTGTTCGACGAAGTGCAGAGCGGCATGGGCCGCAGCGGCGAGCTGTACAGCTACATGAACTACGGCGTGACCCCGGACATCCTCTCCAGCGCCAAGAGCCTGGGTGGCGGCTTCCCCATCGGCGCGATGCTGACCACCGACGCCCTTGCCAAGCATTTCGCGGTCGGCGTGCACGGCACCACCTATGGCGGCAACCCCCTGGCCTGCGCCGTGGCCGAGGCTGTGCTCGATGTGATCAACACCCCCGAAGTGCGGGCGGGCGTCAAGGCCCGGCACCAGCGCTTCAAGACGCGCCTGGAGCAGATCGGCCAGCGCTACGGCGTGTTCACCGAAGTTCGCGGCCTCGGCCTGCTGATCGGTTGCCCCCTGACCGACGCCTGGAAAGGGCGCGCCAAGGACTTTTTCAATGCGGCCGAGCAGCACGACCTGATGATCCTGCAGGCAGGTCCCGACGTGGTGCGCTTTGCCCCCAGCCTGGTCATCGACGAGGCCGACATCGACGAAGGCCTGGACCGCTTCGAGCGCGCCGTGGCGCACCTGACCCAGGCCTGAATGGCCTGTTCGCAGCGTTGGCCCCAGGCCGGCGCTGCCTTGGCAATCGACCGTTGCAATCGACCGCTTCAATCGCCTGCTTCAATGGACAAGGAGTGACACCATGCTGGTAATGCGCCCTGCGCAAATGGCTGACCTGGCCGAGGTTCAGCGGCTGGCCGCCGACAGCCCCATCGGTGTCACCTCCCTGCCGGACGATGCCGGTCGGCTGAGTGACAAGATCACCAAGTCCGAAGCCTCTTTTGCCGCCGAAGTCAGCTTCAACGGTGAAGAAAGCTACTTCTTCGTCCTCGAGGACCTGGCCACCCAGCGTCTGGTCGGCTGTTCGGCGATCGTCGCCTCCGCGGGCTACTCCGAGCCCTTCTACAGCTTTCGCAACGAGACCTTCGTGCACGCCTCGCGCGAGCTGAAGATCCACAACAAGATTCACGTGCTTTCGCAGTGCCACGACCTGACCGGCAACAGCCTGTTGACCAGTTTCTACGTGGTGCCCGAGCTGGTCGGCAGTATCTGGGCCGAACTCAACTCGCGCGCGCGCCTGCTGTTCATGGCCAACCATCCGGAACGCTTTGCCGATTCGGTGGTGACCGAGATCGTCGGCTACAGCGACGAGCAGGGCGATTCGCCTTTCTGGGATGCGATTGGACGCAACTTCTTCGACCTCAACTACGCCGAGGCCGAACGCCTGTGCGGCATCAAGAGCCGCACGTTCCTCGCCGAACTGATGCCGCACTACCCGATCTACGTGCCACTGCTGCCCGACGCAGCCCAGGAGGCCATGGGCCAGGTGCATCCACGGGCGCAGGTGACCTTCGACATATTGATGCGCGAAGGTTTCGAGACCGATCACTACATCGATATCTTCGACGGCGGGCCGACCTTGCATGCGCGCGTGTCGGGCATTCGCTCGATCGCCCACAGCCGCGTGGTCCCGGTCAAGCTGCTCGCGGCCAGCGATGAGCGCGGCGGTCCGGGCCGTCCCTATCTGGTGTCCAACGGCTTGCTGCAGGATTACCGCGCGGTGCTGCTGGAGCTCGACTGGGTACCCGGCAAGCCGGTCGGTCTGGACCTGGCGACCGCCGAAGCGCTGGGTGTGGGCGAGGGCGCCAGCGTGCGCCTGGTTGCAGTTTGATACCTGGTTGAACAGGCCGAGTTCTGCGGGTGCCGTACGGCGCTCGCTCGAGGAGAAAGCATGATCGTTCGTCCCGTACGCAGCAGCGACCTGCCAGCGCTGATCGAATTGGCCCGCAGCACCGGCCCCGGCCTCACCACCCTGCCAGCCAACGAAGAACGGCTGGCGCACCGGGTCGGCTGGGCCGAAAAAACTTTCCGTGGCGAAGCCGAGCGTGGCGATGCCGATTACCTGTTCGTGCTCGAAGACGACGACGGCACGGTGGTGGGTATTTCGGCCATCGCCGGCGCCGTGGGCCAGCGCGAGCCCTGGTACAACTACCGGGTGGGGCTGACGGTCAGTGCCTCGCAAGAACTGAACATCTACCGTGAAATTCCCACGTTGTTCCTGGCCAACGACCTGACCGGCAATTCGGAACTGTGTTCGCTGTTCCTGCGCGAGGGCTATCGCAAGGGCTTGAACGGACGCTTGCTGGCCAAGGCGCGGTTGCTGTTCATCGCCCAGTTTCCGCACCTGTTCGGGCGCAAGGTGATCGCCGAGATGCGGGGCATTTCCGATGCCGCCGGTCGTTCGCCGTTCTGGGAAAGCCTGGGTCGACATTTCTTCAAGATGGAGTTCAGCCAGGCGGACTACCTGACCGGCGTCGGCAACCGTGCCTTCATCGCCGAGCTGATGCCCAAGTTTCCGCTGTACAGCTGCTTTCTGTCGCCTGCAGCACGTGAAGTGATCGGCAAGGTTCACCCCGACACCGAGCCGGCCCTGACCATGCTCAAGGCCGAAGGCTTCAGCTACCAGGGTTACGTCGACATCTTCGACGCAGGCCCGGCCGTGGAATGCGAGACCAGCAAGATCCGCGCGGTCCACGACAGCAAGAGCCTGGTGCTGGCGATCGGCACCCCCGGGGACGACGCGCCGCCGTTTCTGATCTATAACCGCGAGCGCGAGGAGTGTCGCATCACCGCAGCACCCGCGCGCTTCGCCTCCGGCACGCTGGTGGTCGACCCCTTGACCGCCCGCCGCCTGCAACTGAGCGTAGGCGACCAGGTGCGCGCGGTGCCCATGACCCCGCTAGCACGGGAGGTGCTCTGATGAATACCCTGTACATCGATGGCCAGTGGCTGGCAGGCGAAGGTGAACAACTGACGTCGCTCAATCCCGTAGGCCAGGCCGTGGTCTGGCAAGGGCGCAGTGCCAGTGCCAGCCAGGTGGATCAAGCCGTCCTGGCCGCGCGGCATGCCTTTTTCAACTGGGCGAGCCAGCCGTTGTCGGCGCGCATCGCCGTGCTGCACGCGTTCGCCGAGCGTCTGAAGGCCTGCGCCGACGAGCTGGCGCAGTGCATTGGCGAAGAAACCGGCAAGCCGTTGTGGGAAGCGGCCACCGAAGTCACCAGCATGGTCAACAAGGTCGCCATTTCGATTCAGAGTCACGCCGAGCGCACCGGTGAGAAGGGCGCACCCCTGGCCGATGCCACGGCGGCCCTGCGGCACAAGCCCCACGGCGTGGTGGCGGTGTTCGGTCCGTACAACTTTCCCGGGCACCTGCCCAACGGCCACATCGTACCAGCGCTGCTGGCGGGTAACTGCGTGCTGTTCAAGCCTAGCGAGCTGACGCCCAAGGTGGCCGAGCTGACCGTGCGCTGCTGGGCCGAAGCCGGGCTGCCAGCGGGCGTGCTGAACCTGCTCCAGGGTGGTCGCGAGACGGGCATGGCGCTGGCCGCCAACGCCGGGCTCGACGGGCTGTTCTTCACCGGCTCCAGTGCCACCGGCAATCTGCTGCACCGGCAATTCGCTGGTCAGCCGGGCAAGATCCTGGCGCTGGAAATGGGTGGCAACAACCCCCTGGTGGTCGAGCAGGTCCAGGACCTGGATGCGGCGGTCTACACCATCATTCAATCGGCGTTCATTTCCGCCGGTCAACGTTGCACATGTGCGCGGCGCTTGCTGGTGCCCACCGGCGAGTGGGGTGACCGGTTGCTCGAGCGGCTGGTGCAGGTCTGCGCCACCCTCGAAGTCGGCGAATACGACCGCCAGCCGGCGCCGTTCATGGGCTCGGTGATCTCCCTGCACGCGGCGCAGGCGCTGCTCGAGGCGCAGGAGCAACTGCTGGGCAGCGGCGCGGTCAGCCTGTTGAGCATGACCCAGCCACGGGCCGACGCTGCCTTGCTCACTCCCGGCATTCTCGACGTCACCCTGGCCCATGGCCGTCGTGACGAAGAATTGTTCGGGCCGTTGCTGCAAGTGGTGCGCTACGCCGATTTCGATACGGCCATCGCCGAGGCCAACGCCACCGAGTATGGGTTGGCTTCCGGTTTGCTATCGGATTCCGAAGAACGCTACCGTGAATTCTGGCTGCGCAGCCGGGCCGGTATCGTCAACTGGAACAAGCAACTGACCGGCGCCGCCAGCAGCGCGCCGTTCGGCGGTGTCGGCGCGTCCGGCAACCACCGCGCCAGCGCCTACTACGCCGCCGACTATTGCGCCTATCCGGTGGCCTCGCTGGAAACCCCCGCGCTCAGTCTGCCTTCGACCCTGAGTCCGGGCATCACACTGTAGAGCGTCGTAGCAACGTTGCGTACAAGAACAGATCCACGGAGCCGAACCGATGAAACCCTGTGAAGTGAATTTCGATGGCCTGGTGGGGCCTACCCACAACTACGGTGGGTTGTCCTACGGCAACGTGGCGTCGCAAAGCAACAGCCAGCAAGGCTCCAATCCGCGCGAAGCGGCGCGCCAGGGCCTGGCCAAGATGAAGGCGCTGATGGAACTGGGCTTCACCCAGGGTGTGCTGGCGCCCCAGGAGCGTCCCGACGTGGCCGCGCTGCGGCGCCTGGGCTTTGCCGGCAGCGATGCCGACGTGATCGCCCAGGCGGCGCGTGACGCCATGCCGCTGCTGGTGGCCAGCTGTTCGGCCTCGAGCATGTGGGTCGCCAACGCGGCCACCGTCAGCCCCAGCGCCGACACCGCCGATGGCCGCGTGCATTTCACCGCCGCCAACCTCAACTGCAAGTTCCACCGCAGCATCGAACATCCCACCACCAGCCGTGTGTTGCAGGCGATGTTCGCCGACGCCACGCACTTCGCCCACCACGAGGCCCTGCCTGCCGTTGCCCAGTTTGGCGACGAGGGCGCCGCCAACCATACCCGCCTGTGCCGTGACTACGGCGAAGCTGGCGTGGAATTCTTCGTCTACGGTCGCAGTGCCTTCGATGCGCGCCTGCCCGCGCCGCAGAAATACCCGGCGCGTCAGACCCTGGAAGCGTCCCAGGCCGTTGCCCGGCTGCATGGGCTGGGTGAGGAGGGCGTGGTGTTCGCCCAACAGAATCCAGCGGTGATCGACCAGGGCGTGTTCCATAACGACGTGATCGCGGTCGGCAATGGCGAACTGCTGTTCCACCATGAGGATGCTTTCCTCGACAGCGACCGCGTGCTGGCCGAACTGCAGACCAAGCTCGCCGCGCGCGGTGGCCGCCTGCAACCGATCAGCGTGCCCCGCGCCGAGGTGTCCGTGGACGACGCCGTGCGTACCTACCTGTTCAACAGCCAGTTGCTCAGCCGCGCCGACGGCAGCATGCTGCTGGTGGTGCCGGAGGAATGCCGCGCCAACCCCCTTGTCTGGAGCTACCTGGAGCGCCTGACCGGGCAGGGCAGCGGTATTGCCGAGGTCAAGGTGTTCGACCTCAAGCAAAGCATGCGCAACGGCGGAGGACCTGCGTGCCTGCGATTGCGCGTGGCGCTCAAGCCCGAGGAACTGGCGGCGGTCAACCCGGGCGTGATCCTCACGCCTGCGCTGCATGACACCCTGAACGACTGGGTCGAGCGCCATTATCGCGACCGCCTGGTCGAGGCGGATATGGCCGACCCGCAACTTCTGCTCGAATGCCGCGAGGCATTGGACGAGCTGACCCAGATCCTGGCGCTGGGTTCGGTCTATCCTTTCCAGCTCTGACGATCATTTCCAATTCTGAATATCACCGAGGTACATGTATGTCCGACGCCCTGCGCTTGATTCTCGAAGACACCGACGGCACCCAACTGGAAACCTCCTGCACGCGCTTCTGCGTGGTCTGGCAAGGTAAGGAAGTCTGGATCCAGCACGATGGCCGCGGCCAGTTGCTGATCGGCGTCGATGTGGAAGAAGGCGATGCCGAATACGCCAACCTTCTGCTGCGGCCCCTGGCGACCAACCTGGTCAGCCTGCAGCTGGAAATGGAACCGGCCGATGCCGGTGCCGAGGAAGAAGACGGCCACGTTCACGGTCCGGACTGCAACCACTAAAACTTCATCCTTCAGGGACGCCGCCCCATGCTCGCTCTTGGCAAACTGCTCGAATTGACCTTGGCCGGCCACGAGCCGGCGCAGAAGATCCAGCTGACGACCGGCGGCGTTTGCCTGCGCTGGTTGGGGGAAGGCGCCCTTGAGGTGCGTCCCTCGGCAGCGACGGACAGTGGCCTCGACCTGCTACTGTCGGCGGGTGTGCACGGCAATGAAACCGCGCCCATCGAACTGCTCGACAGCCTGCTGCAGGCCATCGCCCGGGGCCAGCTGGTCCCCCGCGCACGCATCCTGTTCCTGTTCGGTAATCCCGAGGCGATGCGCCGCGGCGCTCGCTACATCGAGCGCGACGTCAATCGGCTATTCAACGGCCGACACACGGCGGTCAGCGGCAATGAAGCGCTGCGTGCCTGCGAACTGGAGCGCCTGGCCACGACTTTCTTCAGCCTGCCGCAACGCACGCGCCTGCATTACGATCTGCACACTGCCATCCGTGGCTCACGGATCGAGCAATTTGCCCTGTATCCTTGGAAGCAGGGCCGCGAGTATTCCCGGCAAGAGCTGGTGCGCCTGCAGGCGGCAGGCATGCGCGCCGTGTTGTTGCAGAACAAGCCTTCGATCACGTTCAGCGCGTTCACCTACGAGCAGCTCGACGCCGAAGCCTTCACCCTGGAGCTGGGCAAGGCCAGGCCGTTCGGGCAGAACGCCGAGGTCGACCTGAGTCGTCTGGAGACCAGCCTGCGGCAGTTGATCGAAGGGGTCGAGACGGACCTCGAGCAGCCACTGGATCAGTTGGCGCTGTTTTCGGTCTCGCGCGAAGTCATCAAGCACACCGATGCCTTCCGCCTGCACCTGGATGACGACATCGAGAACTTCACCGAATTGGACCAAGGCTACCTGTTGGCCGAGGACGATCGCCAGCAGCGCTGGGTCGTGGAAGAGCAGGGCGCGCGGATCATCTTTCCCAACCCCAAGGTTGCCAATGGCCTGCGCGCCGGCATTCTCATCGTGCCGACGCCGCAGGCCTGAGGCTCAGGCGCTTTTCTGTTGCTGCTGCAGGCGACGCAGCGCGCGTACTTTCTGCACGGTGTCGGCCACGGTGCGCGCGGCTTCCGCGCCCTTGTGCAGGAAGTGGTTGAAGAAGTAGGTGCGATGCTGCTCGCCATCGTGGAAGTGATGCGGGGTCAGTACCACCGAGAATACCGGCACTTCGGTTTCCAGCTGCACTTGCATCAGCGCGCTGACCACTGACTGGGCGACGAACTCGTGACGGTAGATACCGCCGTCGACCACCAGGGCCGCGCCGACCACGGCGGCATAGCGGCCGCTCTTGGCCAGCAGCTTGGCGTGCAGCGGGATTTCGAAGGCGCCGCCGACTTCATAGAAGTCGATGTCGGCTTCCTGATAGCCCAGTGCGCGCATTTCTTCGACGAAGCCCTTGCGGCTCTGGTCGACAATATCCTTGTGCCAGCAAGCCTGGACGAAAGCGATCCGATCGTGGGTGTGGCTCTTGCTATCAATTGCAGTGGGTTGCATCGGTTCATTCCTGTTCGAGAAAAAAACAGGGCATGTGGATCGAAGGGGATCTGTGGGTACATGCGCATGGCACGGCCCTGCGTTGGCCTTTTGAAGGTGTCGCAATCCCGTTCTCTCTTCATCCGGACTATGACCGTCGGCCCCGGGATCACACCGGGTCTGCTGACCTTGCAGGCCGTTGCCGACTTGCAAGCGCTCGCGGGCTCGACGCATTGCGCGCCATCACCGCCGGTGGGGAGTTGCACCCCGCCCTGAGAACGTTCGCCACCCCATGGGGCAGCGCGAGTTTTGTAACATACTTGCGGACGCGCTGAACAGCGGCCCGGACAATTGTTTCACCAAGGCTTGATTCATGGCCGCGCAACCCGCAGTAATAGAGGCTGACACGAACCCGAGGCCATCATGTCCATCATCGACCTGCGCAGTGACACCGTTACTCAGCCCACGCCCGGCATGCTCGCGGCCATGCACGCAGCACCGACCGGCGATGATGTCTATGGCGAAGACCCGACGGTCAACCGCCTCGAAGCCGAGCTGGCAACCCGTCTGGGTTTCCAGGCCGGGTTGTTCGTGCCCAGCGGCACCATGAGCAACCTGCTCGCCCTCATGGCCCACTGCGAGCGTGGCGAGGAATACATCGTCGGTCAGCAGGCGCACACCTACAAATACGAAGGCGGCGGGGCTGCCGTGCTCGGTTCGATCCAGCCCCAGCCATTGGAATTCCAGGCCGACGGCACGCTGGACCTGGACCAGGTCAAAGCGGCGATCAAGCCCGACGATTTCCATTTCGCCCGCACCCGTCTGCTGGCCCTGGAAAACACCATGCAAGGCAAGGTGTTGCCCTTGTCCTACCTTGCCCAGGCGCGTGACTTCACCCGCGAAAACGGCCTGCAACTGCACCTGGACGGCGCTCGTTTGTACAACGCGGCGGTCAAGCTGGGCGTTCCGGCCGGTGAAATCACTCAGTATTTCGATTCGGTCTCGGTGTGCCTGTCCAAGGGCCTGGGCGCGCCGGTCGGTTCGGTGCTGTGCGGCACCAAGGCCTACATCGCCAAGGCGCGGCGCCTGCGCAAGATGGTCGGCGGCGGCATGCGTCAGGCTGGAATTCTGGCAGCAGCCGGGCTCTATGCGCTGGATCACCAGGTGCAGCGCCTGGAACAGGACCATGCTCACGCTGCCCAGCTCGCCGAGGGCCTGCAGGCTCAGGGTTACACCGTCGAGCCGGTACAGACCAACATGGTCTACGTGCAGCTGAACACGCGCGCCAGTGAGTTCAAGGCATTCGCGGCCGCCCGTGGCGTCACCGTGACGGCCGCGCCCCGGCTGCGGATGGTCACTCATCTGGATGTCGATGCGGCGCAGGTCGAGCAGGTGGTCGGTGTATTCGCCGATTTCGCGCGCAGCTGAACGCTTTGCTGTCCAATTGAGTGGACCAATCGTATAAACACACTGTACCCAGGCCGCAGGGCCTATATAATGCGGCCCTTTGCCGTCGCATCGCCTGCCGGGCGTGCGCACTGGCCTCTGGCCGCAGCCTGTCGTGGAAGAACCTATGAAAAGCGCAGAAATCCGTGAAGCCTTCCTTCGCTTCTTCGAGGAGCAAGGCCATACCCGAGTCGCCTCCAGCTCCCTGATCCCGGGCAACGACCCGACCCTGCTGTTCACCAACGCGGGGATGAACCAGTTCAAGGACTGCTTCCTGGGCCAGGAGAAGCGCGCCTACACCCGTGCCGTGAGCAGCCAGAAATGCGTACGCGCCGGTGGCAAGCACAACGACCTGGAAAACGTCGGCTACACCGCCCGCCACCACACCTTCTTCGAGATGCTGGGCAACTTCAGCTTCGGCGACTATTTCAAGCGTGACGCGATCACCTATGCCTGGACGTTCCTGACGTCCGAGCTGTGGCTGAACCTGCCCAAGGAAAAACTCTGGGTCACGGTCTACGCCAGCGACGACGAAGCCTACGATATCTGGAC encodes the following:
- a CDS encoding ABC transporter ATP-binding protein, translated to MYKLQVQDLHKRYGSHEVLKGVSLAAKAGDVISIIGSSGSGKSTFLRCINLLEQPHAGKILLNDEELKLVPGKDGALRAADPRQLQRLRSRLSMVFQHFNLWSHMTALENIIEAPVHVLGVSKKEALEKAEYYLAKVGVSHRKDAYPGHMSGGEQQRVAIARALAVEPEVMLFDEPTSALDPELVGDVLKVMQALAQEGRTMVVVTHEMGFAREVSNQLVFLHKGLVEETGDPREVLANPRSERLQQFLSGSLK
- the argR gene encoding transcriptional regulator ArgR encodes the protein MTAQRIGFLYWPSTRALTLALAEEALRVAQKVHPDVTYELLFLQAEPPVPGGWQLPGEAWHGRLEGCQKLFLLADEPPAALAPALSTALKQTVRAGCLVGGLSAGVYPLAQLGLLDGYRAAVHWRWQDDFAERFPKVIATSHLFDWDRDRMTACGGLSVLDLLLAVLARDHGAELAGAVSEELVVERIREGGERQRIPLQNRLGSSHPKLTQAVLLMEANIEEPLTTDEIAQHVCVSRRQLERIFKQYLNRVPSQYYLELRLNKARQMLMQTSKSIIQIGLSCGFSSGPHFSSAYRNFFGATPREDRNQRRSSSPFELSSVPAERG
- a CDS encoding aspartate aminotransferase family protein, with protein sequence MSVEQAPVQRADFDQVMVPNYAPAAFIPVRGAGSRVWDQAGRELIDFSGGIAVNVLGHAHPALVGALTEQANKLWHVSNVFTNEPTLRLAKKLVDATFADRVFFCNSGAEANEAAFKLARRVAHDKFGPEKYEIVSAINSFHGRTLFTVSVGGQPKYSDGFGPKITGIRHVPYNDLEALKEAVSDKTCAVVLEPVQGEGGVVPADLAYLQGARALCDQFNALLVFDEVQSGMGRSGELYSYMNYGVTPDILSSAKSLGGGFPIGAMLTTDALAKHFAVGVHGTTYGGNPLACAVAEAVLDVINTPEVRAGVKARHQRFKTRLEQIGQRYGVFTEVRGLGLLIGCPLTDAWKGRAKDFFNAAEQHDLMILQAGPDVVRFAPSLVIDEADIDEGLDRFERAVAHLTQA
- the aruF gene encoding arginine/ornithine succinyltransferase subunit alpha — its product is MLVMRPAQMADLAEVQRLAADSPIGVTSLPDDAGRLSDKITKSEASFAAEVSFNGEESYFFVLEDLATQRLVGCSAIVASAGYSEPFYSFRNETFVHASRELKIHNKIHVLSQCHDLTGNSLLTSFYVVPELVGSIWAELNSRARLLFMANHPERFADSVVTEIVGYSDEQGDSPFWDAIGRNFFDLNYAEAERLCGIKSRTFLAELMPHYPIYVPLLPDAAQEAMGQVHPRAQVTFDILMREGFETDHYIDIFDGGPTLHARVSGIRSIAHSRVVPVKLLAASDERGGPGRPYLVSNGLLQDYRAVLLELDWVPGKPVGLDLATAEALGVGEGASVRLVAV
- the astA gene encoding arginine N-succinyltransferase, with amino-acid sequence MIVRPVRSSDLPALIELARSTGPGLTTLPANEERLAHRVGWAEKTFRGEAERGDADYLFVLEDDDGTVVGISAIAGAVGQREPWYNYRVGLTVSASQELNIYREIPTLFLANDLTGNSELCSLFLREGYRKGLNGRLLAKARLLFIAQFPHLFGRKVIAEMRGISDAAGRSPFWESLGRHFFKMEFSQADYLTGVGNRAFIAELMPKFPLYSCFLSPAAREVIGKVHPDTEPALTMLKAEGFSYQGYVDIFDAGPAVECETSKIRAVHDSKSLVLAIGTPGDDAPPFLIYNREREECRITAAPARFASGTLVVDPLTARRLQLSVGDQVRAVPMTPLAREVL
- the astD gene encoding succinylglutamate-semialdehyde dehydrogenase, encoding MMNTLYIDGQWLAGEGEQLTSLNPVGQAVVWQGRSASASQVDQAVLAARHAFFNWASQPLSARIAVLHAFAERLKACADELAQCIGEETGKPLWEAATEVTSMVNKVAISIQSHAERTGEKGAPLADATAALRHKPHGVVAVFGPYNFPGHLPNGHIVPALLAGNCVLFKPSELTPKVAELTVRCWAEAGLPAGVLNLLQGGRETGMALAANAGLDGLFFTGSSATGNLLHRQFAGQPGKILALEMGGNNPLVVEQVQDLDAAVYTIIQSAFISAGQRCTCARRLLVPTGEWGDRLLERLVQVCATLEVGEYDRQPAPFMGSVISLHAAQALLEAQEQLLGSGAVSLLSMTQPRADAALLTPGILDVTLAHGRRDEELFGPLLQVVRYADFDTAIAEANATEYGLASGLLSDSEERYREFWLRSRAGIVNWNKQLTGAASSAPFGGVGASGNHRASAYYAADYCAYPVASLETPALSLPSTLSPGITL
- the astB gene encoding N-succinylarginine dihydrolase, with protein sequence MKPCEVNFDGLVGPTHNYGGLSYGNVASQSNSQQGSNPREAARQGLAKMKALMELGFTQGVLAPQERPDVAALRRLGFAGSDADVIAQAARDAMPLLVASCSASSMWVANAATVSPSADTADGRVHFTAANLNCKFHRSIEHPTTSRVLQAMFADATHFAHHEALPAVAQFGDEGAANHTRLCRDYGEAGVEFFVYGRSAFDARLPAPQKYPARQTLEASQAVARLHGLGEEGVVFAQQNPAVIDQGVFHNDVIAVGNGELLFHHEDAFLDSDRVLAELQTKLAARGGRLQPISVPRAEVSVDDAVRTYLFNSQLLSRADGSMLLVVPEECRANPLVWSYLERLTGQGSGIAEVKVFDLKQSMRNGGGPACLRLRVALKPEELAAVNPGVILTPALHDTLNDWVERHYRDRLVEADMADPQLLLECREALDELTQILALGSVYPFQL